The nucleotide sequence ATCCTAAATTGTGTATACTGTTATTATAATACTTTTTAAAGGAATGGTCAAGGTATGAAAAAGGAAATTAAGGATTATTTTCTCGGATTGGATGTAGGAACCGGATCGGTTGGTTGGGCAGTTACTGATACTGACTATAAACTCTTAAAGGCTAATCGTAAAGACCTTTGGGGAATGAGGTGTTTTGAGACGGCGGAAACTGCGGAAGCGAGAAGGCTTCACAGAGGAGCTCGGCGCCGTATTGAGAGAAGAAAAAAAAGAATAAAGCTGCTTCAAGAGCTTTTTTCCCAAGAAATTGCAAAAATAGATGAGGGATTTTTCCAAAGAATGAAGGAAAGCCCTTTCTATGCAGAAGACAAGACTATATTACAGGAAAACACTCTTTTTAATGATAAAGATTTTACCGATAAGACCTACCATAAAGCCTATCCTACCATAAACCATCTGATAAAGGCTTGGATTGAAAACAAGGTAAAGCCGGATCCAAGGTTATTATACTTAGCCTGTCATAATATTATAAAAAAAAGAGGTCATTTTTTATTCGAGGGCGATTTCGATTCGGAAAATCAGTTTGATACTTCTATACAAGCCCTTTTTGAATATCTGCGTGAAGATATGGAAGTCGATATTGATGCCGATAGCCAAAAAGTAAAAGAGATTTTAAAGGATAGCTCTTTAAAAAATTCCGAAAAACAAAGCCGCCTTAATAAGATGTTAGGACTGAAGCCCTCCGACAAGCAAAAGAAAGCTATTACTAATTTAATATCAGGCAACAAAATAAACTTTGCCGATCTTTATGATAATCCGGATTTAAAGGATGCGGAGAAAAATAGTATATCTTTTTCGAAAGATGATTTTGATGCTTTGAGTGATGATCTTGCTTCCATTCTAGGAGATTCTTTTGAGCTTTTATTAAAAGCAAAGTCTGTATATAACTGCTCGGTTCTTTCCAAGGTAATAGGAGATGAACAGTATCTTTCTTTTGCAAAGGTAAAAATATATGAAAAGCATAAAACCGATTTGACTAAATTAAAAAATGTTATAAAAAAGCATTTCTCAAACGATTATAAAAAAGTATTCGGATACAATAAAAACGAAAAAAATAACAACAATTACTCCGGATATGTAGGCGTATGTAAAACCAAGAGTAAAAAACTAATTATAAACAATTCTGTAAATCAAGAAGATTTTTACAAATTTTTAAAAACTATCCTTTCAGCAAAATCCGAGATAAAGGAAGTAAATGATATATTGGCTGAAATTGAAACAGGGACTTTTTTACCTAAACAGATATCTAAAAGCAATGCGGAGATTCCTTATCAATTACGCAAGATGGAGCTGGAAAAAATATTAGCAAATGCGGAAAAACATTTTTCTTTTTTAAAACAAAAAGATGAAAAAGGTTTATCTCACAGTGAAAAAATCATAATGCTTTTAACATTTAAGATTCCCTATTATATTGGACCTATAAACGATAACCATAAAAAATCTTTTCGCGATAGATGCTGGGTAATAAAAAAAGAAAAATCGCCTTCCGATAAAACTACTCCGTGGAACTTTTTTGATCATATCGATAAAGAAAAAACAGCTGAAGAATTTATTACAAGCAGAACCAATTTTTGCACATATTTAATAGGAGAATCTGTTTTACCCAAAAACTCTCTTTTATATTCCGAGTATACCGTTTTAAATGAAATCAATAATTTACAGATTATCATTGACGGGAAAAATATCTGCGATACTAAACTAAAACAAAAAATATACGAAGAGTTATTTAAAAAATATAAAAAAATTACACAAAAACAGATTTCAATTTTTATCAAACACGAAGGTATTTGCAATAAAACGGATGAAGTAATTATTCTAGGCATCGATAAAGAATGTACATCTTCGTTAAAATCATATATAGAACTTAAAAACATATTCGGAAAGCAAGTAGATGAAATTTCTACAAAGAATATGCTTGAAGAAATTATACGATGGGCTACTATTTATGATGAAGGAGAAGGTAAAACAATACTTAAAACAAAAATAAAAGCCGAATATGGAAAATATTGTTCTGATGAACAGATCAAAAAAATTCTAAATCTTAAATTTTCGGGTTGGGGCCGATTATCACGCAAATTCTTTGAAACCGTCACATCAGAAATGCCGGGTTTTAGCGAACCGGTAAATATAATAACTGCAATGCGGGAAACTCAAAATAATTTAATGGAGCTGCTTAGCAGCGAATTTAAATTTACTGAAAATATTAAAAAGATAAATTCGGGATTTGAAGATGTTGAAAAACAATTTTCATATGACGGTTTGGTTAAGCCTTTGTTTTTATCACCATCGGTAAAAAAAATGTTGTGGCAGACTTTAAAACTTGTAAAAGAAATATCGCATATTACCCAAGCCCCTCCTAAAAAAATATTTATCGAAATGGCAAAGGGAGCAGAGCTTGATCCTATGAGGACTAAGACAAGATTAAAAATTTTACAGGACTTGTACAGTAACTGTAAAAATGATGCGGATGCATTTAGCTCCGAGATAAAAAATCTTTCAGGTAAAATAGAAAATGAAGATAATTTAAGGCTTCGCAGCGATAAACTTTATCTTTATTACACACAGCTTGGAAAGTGTATGTATTGCGGTAAACCGATTGAAATAGGCCATGTATTTGACACAAGCAACTATGATATAGATCATATTTATCCCCAATCCAAAATTAAAGATGACAGTATAAGCAATCGAGTTTTAGTATGCAGCAGTTGCAATAAAAATAAGGAAGATAAATATCCTTTGAAGTCTGAAATTCAATCAAAGCAAAGGGGCTTTTGGAATTTTTTACAAAGAAATAACTTTATAAGTCTTGAAAAATTGAATAGGTTAACAAGGATTACTCCAATCTCAGATGACGAAACGGCAAAATTCATTGCCAGACAACTTGTAGAAACAAGACAGGCAACCAAGGTAGCTGCAAAAGTATTAGAAAAAATGTTTCCAGAAACTAAGATTGTTTACTCTAAAGCTGAAACTGTATCAATGTTTAGAAATAAATTCGATATTGTAAAATGCAGAGAAATAAACGATTTTCATCATGCTCATGATGCATATTTAAATATTGTTGTCGGAAATGTATATAATACAAAATTTACAAATAATCCTTGGAACTTTATAAAGGAGAAACGTGATAATCCAAAGATTGCCGATACTTACAATTATTATAAAGTTTTTGATTATGATGTAAAAAGAAATAATATTACGGCATGGGAAAAAGGAAAAACAATTATCACTGTGAAGGATATGCTTAAAAGAAATACCCCTATTTATACACGCCAAGCCGCTTGCAAAAAAGGAGGCCTTTTTGATCAAACCATTATGAAAAAAGGATTGGGCCAGCATCCTCTAAAAAAAGAAGGTCCTTTTTCTAATATTTCAAAATACGGGGGCTATAATAAAGTCTCTGCTGCATATTATACTCTTATAGAATACGAAGAAAAAGGAAATAAGATACGAAGCTTAGAAACCATCCCTCTATATTTGGTAAAGGACATTCAAAAAAATAAAGATGGGTTAAAGAGTTACTTAACAGACCAGCTAGGGAAAAAAGAAATTAAGATTTTAATTCCTAAAATAAAAATCAACTCCCTCTTAAAAATTAACGGGTTCCCTTGTCACATAACAGGAAAAACCAATGATTCTTTCTTACTGCGTCCGGCAGTTCAATTTTGCTGTTCAAATGATGAAATTCTTTATTTTAAAAAAATCATAAGATTCAATGAAATAAGAAAGCAAAGAGAGAAGATGGAAAAAACTATTTCTCCTTATGAAGACTTATCTTTTAGATCTTATATCAAAGAAAATTTATGCAAAAAGACAAAAGCTGATGAAATAGGAGAAAAGGAGTTTTATGACCTTCTTCAAAAGAAGAATTTGGAAATATATGATATGCTTTTAACAAAACATAAGGATACTATTTACAAAAAAAGACCTAACTCTGCAACTATTGATATCTTAGTCAAAGGAAAAGAAAAGTTTAAATCTTTAATAATTGAAAATCAGTTTGAAGTTATTTTAGAGATTTTAAAACTGTTTTCTGCCACAAGAAATGTATCGGATTTACAACATATAGGCGGAAGTAAAAATGCAGGGGTTGCAAAGATAGGAAATAAAATATCCAGTCTTGATAACTGTATTTTAATTTACCAATCAATAACAGGTATTTTTGAAAAAAGGATTGATTTGTTAAAGATATGAGTTGGAGAACCGTTGTTATTTCAAATAGGGCAAAGCTGGATTTACACTTAAATCATCTCGTAGTTCGGGGTGAAAAAACGCAAAAAGTTTTTATTGAAGAAATTTCAGTTTTAATCATTGAAACGACAGCGGTTTCTATAACCGCAGCCTTATTAAATGAGCTTATAAAACAAAAGGTTAAGGTAATTTTTTGTGACGAAAAGAGAAATCCGGCTTCTGAATTGATAGGATATTACGGCAGCCATGATACCAGCGAAAAAATCAGGCTTCAAATAAAATGGGATAAGAATATCAAACAACTAGTATGGACTGAAGTTGTAACAGAAAAAATAAGACAGCAAAAACACCTCTTAGAAAAACTGAATCTTCCGCAAGCAAGTTTACTGGCTGACTATATTACCGATATAGACATTAACGATAAAACAAATAAGGAGGCTCATGCTGCAAAAGTATATTTTGCAGCCTTATTTGGAGCAGGGTTTTCCAGAAGTTTGGATATTCCTATAAATGCAGCTTTAAATTACGGATACAGCATCTTACTTTCTGCATTTAATCGTGAAATAACTGCAAACGGTTATATTACACAACTGGGAATTTTTCATGATAATATGTTTAATCCCTTTAACCTCGGATCAGACCTTATGGAGCCTTTTAGGCCTCTCGTTGATGCAGAAGTTTTTAAACTTAATCCTCAAAAATTTGAACATGAAGAAAAGCTAAAAATAGTTAGTGTTATAAATAAAAAGGTGCTCATAAACAATAAAGAGCATTACCTAAATAAAGCTATCGAAATTTTTGTACACAGTATTTTTGACGCTCTAAATGAAAAGGATATTTCACAAATTAAATTTTACCGAAATGAGTTATAGATTTATGAGAGTCATCGTTTTTTTTGATTTACCCGTAATAACACCTGAAAATAGGCATAATTATGCGGTTTTTAGGAAGTATCTAATTAAATCAGGCTTTATTATGCAGCAAAAGTCGGTTTATTCAAAATTGGTTTTAAATCTTACAAATAGAGACTCTATTGTAAAAAGTATAGAGAAGAATAAACCTCCCGAAGGCCTGGTTGAAATATTAACCGTTACCGAAAAACAATATGCAAAGATGGAAATTATTATTGGAGAATCTAAAACAGAATACTTAAATACCGATGAAAGGCTTGTTGTTCTATGAAACTGGTACATCCTGACATTAAAAATCAAATAATATTTTTGGAAAATAAAGTTAATGTTTTAACTATAGAAAATAAAACTTTTTTTACCGAATTTGTATCGGAGTTTTTTAGTCAATATTCAGGTAATGAGGGCAAATTCATATTATCAGAAGATAATAAAGAGCTTTCTATACCAAAAACATGTGAGCTGATACTAAATCCTATAAATCTCGATATAAATAATAAACAAAATCTGAACAAAATTTATTCGATCTTAAAACAAAGCATTTCCGATGAATATAATTACCTAAAAACATGCACCATGAAAAGCGAAATATTAAAACATATAGACGATATTCTTCTTTCTTTGGATATACCTCTAAAACGGAGTGAAGAACTTGATTTGATCAGTATATTTAAAGCTGTTAATATCTCTTTTGAAACAGAATATAAAAATTTACTTGAAAAAATTATAGATTATATAAGCGCTTCTGTGGAATTAAATCAAATAAAATGCTTTATTTTTATAAACCTAAAACAGTTCTTAAATTTCAAAGACTTATCCGAGTTATATAAATTTGCCCACTATATAAAAACAAATCTATTTTTAATCGAGGGGGCATACACATCTACAAAAGAAGATTGTGAAAAATCATATATTATTGATAAGGACCTTTGCGAAATATATTGACAATAAATACTTCTCATGGTAGCATTAAAAAGTAATCATATTAGACTACCGCTATCAATAGTGTGATAGGCTCTCCAGCTACGCCATATCTGACGTTTGAGAGTTGTGTAATTTAAGATGGATCTCAAACGCTTGGTAATATCAAAATGCAATCGGTCATGTTTGAGAGTTGTGTAATTTAAGATGGATCTCAAACTAAAAGCTGATATTGTAGACGCTGGAACATGTTTGAGAGTTGTGTAATTTAAGATGGATCTCAAACGAGACCCCAAAAGAGATAGTAATCCTAAGAGTTTGAGAGTTGTGTAATTTAAGATGG is from Treponema denticola and encodes:
- the csn2 gene encoding type II-A CRISPR-associated protein Csn2, with translation MKLVHPDIKNQIIFLENKVNVLTIENKTFFTEFVSEFFSQYSGNEGKFILSEDNKELSIPKTCELILNPINLDINNKQNLNKIYSILKQSISDEYNYLKTCTMKSEILKHIDDILLSLDIPLKRSEELDLISIFKAVNISFETEYKNLLEKIIDYISASVELNQIKCFIFINLKQFLNFKDLSELYKFAHYIKTNLFLIEGAYTSTKEDCEKSYIIDKDLCEIY
- the cas2 gene encoding CRISPR-associated endonuclease Cas2 yields the protein MRVIVFFDLPVITPENRHNYAVFRKYLIKSGFIMQQKSVYSKLVLNLTNRDSIVKSIEKNKPPEGLVEILTVTEKQYAKMEIIIGESKTEYLNTDERLVVL
- the cas9 gene encoding type II CRISPR RNA-guided endonuclease Cas9 (Cas9, originally named Csn1, is the large, multifunctional signature protein of type II CRISPR/Cas systems. It is well known even to general audiences because its RNA-guided endonuclease activity has made it a popular tool for custom editing of eukaryotic genomes.) yields the protein MKKEIKDYFLGLDVGTGSVGWAVTDTDYKLLKANRKDLWGMRCFETAETAEARRLHRGARRRIERRKKRIKLLQELFSQEIAKIDEGFFQRMKESPFYAEDKTILQENTLFNDKDFTDKTYHKAYPTINHLIKAWIENKVKPDPRLLYLACHNIIKKRGHFLFEGDFDSENQFDTSIQALFEYLREDMEVDIDADSQKVKEILKDSSLKNSEKQSRLNKMLGLKPSDKQKKAITNLISGNKINFADLYDNPDLKDAEKNSISFSKDDFDALSDDLASILGDSFELLLKAKSVYNCSVLSKVIGDEQYLSFAKVKIYEKHKTDLTKLKNVIKKHFSNDYKKVFGYNKNEKNNNNYSGYVGVCKTKSKKLIINNSVNQEDFYKFLKTILSAKSEIKEVNDILAEIETGTFLPKQISKSNAEIPYQLRKMELEKILANAEKHFSFLKQKDEKGLSHSEKIIMLLTFKIPYYIGPINDNHKKSFRDRCWVIKKEKSPSDKTTPWNFFDHIDKEKTAEEFITSRTNFCTYLIGESVLPKNSLLYSEYTVLNEINNLQIIIDGKNICDTKLKQKIYEELFKKYKKITQKQISIFIKHEGICNKTDEVIILGIDKECTSSLKSYIELKNIFGKQVDEISTKNMLEEIIRWATIYDEGEGKTILKTKIKAEYGKYCSDEQIKKILNLKFSGWGRLSRKFFETVTSEMPGFSEPVNIITAMRETQNNLMELLSSEFKFTENIKKINSGFEDVEKQFSYDGLVKPLFLSPSVKKMLWQTLKLVKEISHITQAPPKKIFIEMAKGAELDPMRTKTRLKILQDLYSNCKNDADAFSSEIKNLSGKIENEDNLRLRSDKLYLYYTQLGKCMYCGKPIEIGHVFDTSNYDIDHIYPQSKIKDDSISNRVLVCSSCNKNKEDKYPLKSEIQSKQRGFWNFLQRNNFISLEKLNRLTRITPISDDETAKFIARQLVETRQATKVAAKVLEKMFPETKIVYSKAETVSMFRNKFDIVKCREINDFHHAHDAYLNIVVGNVYNTKFTNNPWNFIKEKRDNPKIADTYNYYKVFDYDVKRNNITAWEKGKTIITVKDMLKRNTPIYTRQAACKKGGLFDQTIMKKGLGQHPLKKEGPFSNISKYGGYNKVSAAYYTLIEYEEKGNKIRSLETIPLYLVKDIQKNKDGLKSYLTDQLGKKEIKILIPKIKINSLLKINGFPCHITGKTNDSFLLRPAVQFCCSNDEILYFKKIIRFNEIRKQREKMEKTISPYEDLSFRSYIKENLCKKTKADEIGEKEFYDLLQKKNLEIYDMLLTKHKDTIYKKRPNSATIDILVKGKEKFKSLIIENQFEVILEILKLFSATRNVSDLQHIGGSKNAGVAKIGNKISSLDNCILIYQSITGIFEKRIDLLKI
- the cas1 gene encoding type II CRISPR-associated endonuclease Cas1; protein product: MSWRTVVISNRAKLDLHLNHLVVRGEKTQKVFIEEISVLIIETTAVSITAALLNELIKQKVKVIFCDEKRNPASELIGYYGSHDTSEKIRLQIKWDKNIKQLVWTEVVTEKIRQQKHLLEKLNLPQASLLADYITDIDINDKTNKEAHAAKVYFAALFGAGFSRSLDIPINAALNYGYSILLSAFNREITANGYITQLGIFHDNMFNPFNLGSDLMEPFRPLVDAEVFKLNPQKFEHEEKLKIVSVINKKVLINNKEHYLNKAIEIFVHSIFDALNEKDISQIKFYRNEL